A window of Bradyrhizobium sp. AZCC 1610 contains these coding sequences:
- a CDS encoding co-chaperone GroES: MAKSKFRPLHDRVVVKRIDAEEKTKGGIIIPDSAKEKPSQGEITAVGPGGRDEAGKLIPIDLQVGDRVLFGKWSGTEVKLDGEELLIMKESDIMGVLS, from the coding sequence ATGGCTAAATCCAAATTTCGTCCGCTGCACGACCGCGTCGTGGTAAAGCGCATCGATGCCGAAGAGAAGACCAAGGGCGGCATCATCATTCCCGACAGCGCCAAGGAAAAGCCGTCGCAAGGCGAAATCACCGCCGTGGGCCCGGGCGGCCGCGACGAGGCCGGCAAGCTGATTCCGATCGACCTTCAGGTCGGCGACCGCGTGCTGTTCGGCAAATGGTCGGGTACCGAGGTCAAGCTCGACGGCGAGGAACTCCTGATCATGAAGGAGTCCGACATCATGGGCGTGCTGAGCTGA